Proteins encoded in a region of the Flavobacteriales bacterium genome:
- a CDS encoding DUF4293 domain-containing protein, whose translation MLQRIQTIYLLLASICVFLMYAFSFAKIDVVTSEYIFSFKGLEVDGKNIVDIPFAIIIGLLAVYTLATIFLFKNRPAQLKMGRLNYLLHLVLVVTLFFSADAAMEKLPNGSAAIISYGVGFYLPVAAIAFLFLANRAIKADEKLVKSLERLR comes from the coding sequence ATGTTACAGCGCATTCAGACCATCTACCTTTTGCTGGCCTCCATTTGTGTTTTTTTAATGTACGCTTTTTCATTTGCGAAAATCGATGTGGTTACCAGCGAATATATTTTTTCGTTCAAAGGTTTGGAAGTGGATGGAAAGAATATCGTGGATATTCCATTTGCGATTATTATCGGATTGTTGGCGGTGTATACCCTGGCAACTATTTTCCTTTTTAAAAATCGTCCCGCGCAATTGAAAATGGGACGCTTAAACTATTTGCTTCACCTGGTGCTGGTTGTTACTTTGTTTTTCTCTGCCGATGCAGCCATGGAAAAATTACCGAACGGAAGTGCAGCCATTATTTCTTACGGCGTAGGATTTTATTTGCCCGTTGCAGCCATCGCATTTTTGTTTTTGGCCAATCGTGCAATTAAAGCAGATGAGAAGTTGGTAAAATCGCTCGAACGTTTGCGTTAA
- a CDS encoding M3 family oligoendopeptidase: MPLHPELPQRPQRNFLTQDMAIDSWEKLLPYFQSLTDRELNQVADLEKWLQDRSELEAVVEEEGAWRYIRMTINTKDEKAVELYTYFVSEIEPQIAPYHDKLNRKLMESPLVRLLNKEKYFIYLRSIEQELQLFREVNVPIIAEIQNESQKYGAITGAQSVDYDGKTITMPKAATFLKSTNREEREKVFRLMTERREQDTPALDELFDKLLGLRHTVALNAGFSNYRDYMFASLGRFDYNVSDCENFHSSIQSEILPITKGFMEERKRKMNLERLMPWDTEVDISGKPALHPFENGKQLVELTIKAFHRIKPYFGECISIMNQMGHLDLESKDGKAPGGYNYPLYEIGVPFIFMNAVGTQRDLVTMVHEGGHAIHSFLTRDLELTAFKGLPSEVAELASMSMELLSMDAWDEFYSDASELKRAKRDQLEKILSILPWIATVDKFQHWLYTHHTHTRDERAQAWLGCQEEFSTKTVDWTEFHFAQKSAWQKQLHIYEVPFYYIEYGMAQLGAIAIWRNYKKNPEQAVQQYINALSLGYTKSIPEIYAAAGIEFNFSRNYVRELADFVKAELEKLKD; this comes from the coding sequence ATGCCTTTGCATCCGGAATTACCCCAACGTCCGCAGCGTAATTTTCTTACGCAGGATATGGCTATTGATTCCTGGGAAAAACTCCTGCCTTATTTTCAATCACTCACCGACCGTGAATTGAATCAGGTGGCCGATTTGGAAAAATGGCTGCAGGATCGTTCAGAGCTGGAAGCGGTAGTGGAAGAAGAAGGGGCTTGGAGGTACATCCGCATGACCATCAACACCAAGGATGAGAAAGCGGTGGAATTGTACACGTATTTTGTCAGTGAAATTGAACCTCAGATTGCGCCTTATCACGATAAGCTGAACCGCAAGTTGATGGAATCGCCATTGGTGAGATTGCTCAATAAGGAAAAGTACTTCATTTATCTTCGGTCCATCGAACAGGAATTGCAATTGTTCCGTGAAGTGAACGTTCCCATCATTGCAGAAATTCAAAACGAATCGCAAAAATACGGAGCCATTACCGGTGCGCAGAGTGTGGACTACGATGGGAAAACCATCACCATGCCCAAAGCGGCGACCTTCTTAAAGAGCACCAATCGTGAAGAGCGCGAAAAGGTGTTCCGTTTAATGACGGAGCGTCGCGAACAGGATACTCCTGCATTGGATGAACTGTTCGATAAACTATTAGGTCTTCGTCACACGGTGGCCTTAAATGCGGGATTCTCCAATTACCGCGATTATATGTTTGCATCGCTCGGACGGTTCGACTACAACGTAAGCGATTGCGAAAATTTTCATTCGTCCATCCAAAGCGAAATTCTTCCCATTACCAAAGGATTTATGGAAGAACGCAAACGGAAAATGAATCTGGAACGATTGATGCCCTGGGATACGGAAGTGGATATTTCCGGAAAACCGGCCTTGCATCCTTTCGAAAACGGAAAACAATTGGTGGAACTTACCATTAAAGCATTCCATCGCATTAAACCGTATTTCGGCGAGTGCATTTCCATTATGAATCAAATGGGACATCTCGATCTGGAATCGAAAGATGGAAAAGCCCCGGGTGGATACAATTATCCTTTGTATGAAATTGGTGTCCCCTTCATTTTTATGAATGCAGTAGGCACGCAGCGTGATTTAGTGACCATGGTTCACGAAGGTGGACATGCCATTCATTCATTTCTTACCCGCGATCTGGAATTAACCGCATTTAAAGGATTACCCAGTGAGGTGGCAGAACTTGCTTCCATGAGCATGGAATTACTAAGCATGGATGCATGGGATGAATTTTATTCCGACGCTTCGGAATTGAAACGTGCCAAGCGTGATCAGCTCGAAAAAATTCTAAGCATTTTACCGTGGATTGCTACGGTAGATAAATTTCAGCATTGGTTGTACACCCACCACACGCATACGCGTGATGAACGTGCGCAGGCGTGGCTGGGTTGTCAGGAAGAATTTTCTACGAAAACGGTGGACTGGACCGAATTTCATTTTGCGCAAAAAAGTGCATGGCAAAAACAATTGCACATCTATGAAGTTCCATTCTACTACATCGAATACGGAATGGCTCAATTAGGTGCTATTGCCATTTGGAGGAATTACAAAAAAAATCCGGAACAAGCTGTTCAGCAATACATCAATGCATTGTCGCTCGGTTACACCAAATCCATTCCCGAAATTTATGCTGCCGCCGGAATTGAATTTAATTTCTCGCGTAATTATGTTCGCGAACTGGCCGATTTTGTAAAGGCCGAACTGGAAAAATTAAAAGACTAA